The following are encoded together in the Bacillota bacterium genome:
- a CDS encoding ABC transporter permease subunit: protein MPGGKLMRLVVQCALLVVAVPIVSLLMQAISLQWPFPSLLPPVVSIDHAVALLWNNPRLLGAVTASLAIALMTTAFTLLLAFPAAKALGVYKFPGSEAIKLFTLLPIMVPTATVTMGLHSAMIRTGLAGTFLGVAIVHTVFALPYALRILMHVFELVGERHEQQAAMLGAHGGRVFCAITLPLVMPGALSAATMSFIISFSQYITTFMIGGGRIITLPLYLVPHVQGGEWHVASVYSLVFVATTLAALTLMHYLVRRYYRETYFLSP from the coding sequence ATGCCGGGCGGAAAACTGATGCGTCTCGTAGTACAGTGCGCGCTACTTGTAGTTGCTGTACCCATCGTATCACTTCTCATGCAAGCCATCAGCCTGCAGTGGCCCTTCCCTAGTCTACTGCCGCCAGTGGTATCTATTGACCATGCCGTAGCCCTTCTATGGAACAACCCGCGACTGCTTGGGGCTGTGACCGCAAGCCTAGCCATCGCCCTCATGACTACTGCCTTTACACTGCTACTCGCTTTTCCAGCCGCGAAGGCACTGGGTGTTTATAAATTCCCAGGCAGCGAAGCCATAAAACTCTTTACCCTCCTGCCCATTATGGTGCCAACTGCCACGGTGACCATGGGGTTGCACTCCGCGATGATACGCACAGGTCTGGCAGGCACATTCCTCGGGGTAGCCATCGTGCACACTGTGTTTGCCCTGCCTTACGCCCTGCGCATACTGATGCATGTTTTTGAGCTCGTTGGCGAGCGGCATGAACAACAAGCAGCCATGCTCGGTGCTCATGGGGGCAGGGTTTTTTGCGCCATCACCCTGCCGCTAGTGATGCCAGGTGCGCTTTCAGCGGCCACCATGAGCTTTATCATTTCGTTTTCCCAGTATATTACCACTTTTATGATTGGGGGGGGACGCATCATCACCCTGCCCCTTTACTTGGTCCCCCATGTTCAGGGGGGCGAATGGCATGTCGCCTCCGTTTACAGCTTAGTCTTTGTAGCAACCACACTCGCCGCCTTGACTTTGATGCACTACCTAGTGAGGCGGTACTACCGCGAGACATACTTCCTTAGCCCATGA
- a CDS encoding DUF368 domain-containing protein has translation MLLAQKVILGLVMGIAAITPGLSGGALAAALGIYGPIIRALCSLSRNFERSIRFLFPLASGLVLGIIAFSHIMAWLMTTSPNQVKLLFLGLVAGSLPALIREANRKGFRLRYLLATLLALILMYQGAELLAWPQVTDGNFNALHYGYFGFIYAVGSIIPGISSSFILIHIGAYDDLLRAINTLHLPLLIPAGLGFALGALLLLGAVESMLARYHGPAYYSILGFLLGSALLIWPGLSPGSMFIVDTAVFSGGVVLSAALLKLMSYQDGGSATRF, from the coding sequence ATGTTACTTGCACAAAAGGTCATTTTGGGGCTCGTTATGGGCATCGCCGCCATCACGCCGGGGCTAAGCGGCGGAGCGCTGGCCGCTGCCCTTGGCATATACGGGCCTATCATCCGCGCGCTCTGCTCTCTTTCGCGCAACTTTGAGCGCAGCATACGCTTTCTCTTCCCCCTGGCTAGTGGTTTAGTCCTTGGAATTATCGCTTTTAGCCACATCATGGCTTGGCTGATGACCACCTCGCCTAACCAAGTCAAGCTACTTTTTTTGGGGCTAGTGGCAGGAAGCCTACCCGCCCTGATCCGCGAGGCCAACCGCAAGGGGTTTCGTCTGCGCTACTTGCTGGCAACTCTTCTCGCCCTCATCCTTATGTATCAAGGCGCAGAACTGCTGGCCTGGCCACAGGTGACTGACGGCAACTTTAACGCGCTACACTATGGCTACTTCGGCTTTATATATGCAGTGGGGTCAATTATCCCCGGCATCAGTTCTTCGTTCATCCTTATTCATATCGGGGCCTATGACGATCTGCTGCGGGCCATAAATACCCTGCACTTGCCCCTGCTCATTCCTGCCGGGCTAGGTTTTGCTCTCGGGGCTCTACTCTTACTAGGCGCCGTGGAGAGCATGCTTGCGCGTTACCATGGGCCAGCCTACTACTCGATCCTAGGGTTCTTGCTTGGCTCTGCCCTCTTAATCTGGCCGGGCCTCTCGCCTGGCAGCATGTTCATCGTCGATACGGCCGTATTCAGCGGGGGGGTAGTCCTCAGTGCCGCGCTACTCAAGCTAATGTCCTACCAGGACGGTGGGAGCGCGACCAGGTTCTAG
- a CDS encoding GntR family transcriptional regulator — protein MMDTKHYQNQTLVDVAYKALKRDITERALLPGQKLVTRELHERYGISETPIKLALSRLITEGLIESTPRRGVNVRDINWADIDELLDVRKMIETYYLEPIIANFAADSSLQQQFLANITEHKRSVEQGVDINDYFAVYSLDYDFHRLFIGCAGNKRAAQVYDNLGTHAYAYYIYGRQSKEATIAGVLEHEAIYGALVAGDEGRLRASVELHLENAKEKISSVLKSL, from the coding sequence ATGATGGACACCAAGCATTACCAAAATCAGACTTTAGTTGATGTGGCGTACAAGGCGCTGAAGCGCGACATAACAGAAAGAGCCCTGCTACCTGGACAGAAGCTCGTGACGAGAGAATTGCACGAGAGGTACGGTATCAGCGAGACCCCTATCAAGCTAGCTTTGAGCCGGCTTATTACGGAGGGCCTTATTGAAAGCACCCCGCGCAGGGGGGTCAATGTCAGAGACATTAATTGGGCAGACATCGACGAGCTCCTCGACGTGCGCAAGATGATTGAGACTTACTACCTCGAACCCATCATCGCCAATTTCGCCGCAGATTCCTCTCTACAGCAGCAATTCTTGGCCAACATCACCGAGCATAAGCGCAGTGTAGAGCAGGGTGTAGATATTAATGATTACTTTGCGGTCTACTCCCTAGACTATGACTTTCATCGCCTCTTCATAGGCTGCGCAGGCAATAAGCGCGCCGCGCAAGTGTATGACAATCTAGGTACGCATGCTTATGCCTACTACATCTATGGCCGGCAAAGCAAGGAAGCAACTATTGCCGGAGTACTCGAGCATGAGGCCATTTATGGTGCACTTGTGGCAGGAGACGAGGGTCGTCTGCGGGCTTCTGTGGAATTGCACCTAGAAAACGCCAAAGAAAAGATCAGCAGTGTACTAAAGAGCTTGTGA
- the msrA gene encoding peptide-methionine (S)-S-oxide reductase MsrA, producing the protein MEQVFEQAIFAGGCFWCMVSPFDELPGVVEIKSGYTGGHLENPTYQDVKAQTSGHYEVVKIVFDPTVLAYDNLLRAFWMQIDPTDAGGQFHDRGPSYRAAIFYTTAAQREAAEKSKRELDASDRFPARVVTEVLPAAIFYEAEEYHQDFYKNSPAEYKADRSSSGRDEFIKKYWGDEYWALFA; encoded by the coding sequence ATGGAACAAGTGTTTGAACAGGCTATCTTTGCTGGCGGTTGTTTTTGGTGTATGGTTTCGCCCTTTGATGAGTTGCCAGGCGTGGTCGAGATTAAATCCGGGTATACAGGGGGGCACCTTGAAAACCCTACCTATCAAGATGTCAAAGCCCAGACCTCCGGGCACTATGAAGTAGTGAAAATTGTCTTTGATCCTACGGTGCTAGCTTATGACAACCTGCTCCGCGCTTTTTGGATGCAGATTGACCCGACCGACGCCGGAGGGCAGTTTCACGATCGCGGCCCATCGTACCGGGCAGCGATTTTTTACACCACCGCGGCGCAGAGGGAGGCGGCGGAGAAGTCAAAACGAGAGCTAGATGCTTCGGATAGGTTTCCGGCGAGAGTGGTGACCGAGGTCCTGCCGGCCGCAATCTTCTACGAGGCGGAGGAGTACCACCAAGACTTTTACAAGAATAGCCCTGCGGAGTACAAGGCTGATCGCAGCTCCTCCGGCAGGGACGAGTTTATTAAGAAGTACTGGGGCGACGAGTACTGGGCTCTCTTTGCCTGA
- a CDS encoding DUF2088 domain-containing protein, with the protein MTQSSRQNSYRVATKEAGLSHDDIKQALLDYFVECAEVKRILIVPPDISRSNSYAGPIVELLCRRFPAAEIDILPALGTHMPMSAREIRKMYGGVPADKFMVHDWRHDTVAIGRVSSSYMRELSENQLDYDLAVDVSRHVLNPDYDLVISVGQVVPHEVAGFANYTKNILVGCGGSNMIGQSHYLGALHGMERIMGRADNPVRSLYNYAAREFLDHVPIVYILTVTTLDRTGLKVEGLSIGKGDELFVRTAALSAQKNMTFLEQPIKKAVVYLDPEKFKTTWVGNKAIYRTRMAIADGGELLIMAPALEACGEDLENDRLIKKFGYLPRGGVLAAVKGDRELGENLAVAAHLIHGSSEGRFKITYAPGKMSREQMVALKYDYMRPEVALAMYDVEGLREGFNIVQGEEIFFVSNPALGLWTTRERFNN; encoded by the coding sequence GTGACGCAGTCTAGCAGGCAAAATAGCTACAGAGTCGCGACCAAAGAAGCAGGGCTTTCGCACGACGATATTAAGCAGGCCCTTCTGGATTACTTTGTGGAGTGTGCAGAGGTAAAGAGAATACTCATAGTGCCGCCTGATATATCCCGTTCTAATTCTTACGCCGGACCCATCGTGGAGCTGCTTTGCCGACGTTTCCCGGCAGCAGAAATAGATATTTTGCCTGCACTTGGCACGCACATGCCGATGTCGGCCCGAGAAATAAGAAAAATGTATGGCGGAGTACCTGCCGATAAGTTCATGGTGCACGACTGGCGGCATGATACGGTTGCGATTGGCCGCGTATCGAGCAGTTACATGCGTGAACTATCGGAAAATCAGCTCGACTACGACTTGGCGGTGGATGTAAGTAGGCATGTACTGAACCCAGACTATGACTTAGTCATATCGGTGGGCCAGGTTGTCCCGCACGAAGTGGCCGGATTTGCCAACTACACTAAGAATATACTGGTGGGGTGCGGCGGTAGCAACATGATTGGCCAAAGCCACTACTTGGGGGCCTTGCACGGCATGGAGCGCATTATGGGCAGGGCCGATAACCCTGTGCGCAGCCTTTACAATTACGCCGCCAGAGAGTTCCTAGACCATGTACCAATTGTGTACATTCTGACGGTGACCACTCTCGATAGGACAGGGCTTAAGGTCGAGGGATTATCCATCGGGAAGGGTGACGAACTTTTTGTCAGGACGGCCGCTTTGAGCGCGCAAAAGAACATGACCTTCTTAGAACAACCGATAAAAAAGGCAGTGGTCTACCTGGACCCAGAGAAGTTTAAGACAACCTGGGTGGGTAACAAAGCCATTTACAGGACGCGGATGGCCATCGCCGATGGAGGCGAACTCCTGATTATGGCCCCAGCCCTAGAGGCCTGTGGGGAGGACTTAGAAAACGACAGGCTGATTAAAAAGTTTGGCTACCTACCGCGGGGGGGAGTTCTCGCGGCTGTTAAGGGGGATCGAGAGCTCGGCGAAAATCTCGCCGTGGCCGCCCATCTCATCCATGGCTCTAGCGAAGGTAGATTCAAGATCACTTATGCACCGGGTAAAATGTCGCGCGAGCAGATGGTAGCCCTCAAGTATGACTACATGAGGCCGGAAGTGGCCCTCGCCATGTACGACGTGGAGGGCCTGCGTGAGGGTTTTAACATAGTACAGGGAGAAGAAATATTCTTTGTTAGTAACCCCGCTCTCGGTCTTTGGACTACCAGAGAGAGGTTCAACAACTAG
- a CDS encoding SDR family oxidoreductase — protein sequence MQLQVDLRSQVAVLTGGAGVLCAAMARALAKNGARVAILDLRIEAAAQVAGEIKAEGGLAIGLGVDVLDTQSLKLARDVIIKEFGRVDILINGAGGNMPKATTGAERSFFDLAALDIKKVLDLNFMGTLLPTQVFGEIMVAQKRGSIINISSMAAYTPLTRTIAYSAAKAAVENLTKWLAVHFNQEYSHEIRVNAIAPGFLLTEQNRYLLIDAESGENTARGKAILQATPMARYGEAEDLVGAVLFLCSDAASFINGVSLPIDGAFSAYSGV from the coding sequence ATGCAACTGCAGGTAGACCTACGGTCTCAAGTGGCGGTGCTGACGGGCGGGGCGGGTGTGTTGTGCGCTGCTATGGCGCGCGCACTGGCGAAAAATGGCGCTCGGGTGGCCATACTAGATCTCCGCATAGAGGCGGCCGCACAAGTAGCGGGAGAAATAAAAGCCGAGGGTGGTCTAGCCATAGGCCTTGGTGTAGATGTGCTCGACACGCAGTCATTAAAGTTAGCGCGAGACGTAATCATCAAAGAGTTTGGGAGAGTGGATATTCTTATTAATGGGGCCGGAGGCAATATGCCCAAGGCGACGACCGGGGCGGAGCGCTCGTTCTTTGACCTAGCAGCGCTAGACATTAAAAAGGTGCTTGATTTAAATTTTATGGGCACTCTTCTGCCGACACAGGTCTTTGGCGAAATCATGGTCGCGCAAAAAAGGGGCAGTATTATTAATATTTCTTCCATGGCCGCATACACACCATTGACGAGGACTATTGCCTACAGCGCGGCCAAGGCTGCCGTAGAAAACCTCACCAAGTGGCTGGCGGTACACTTTAATCAGGAATACAGCCACGAAATCCGCGTCAATGCCATTGCGCCTGGCTTTCTACTAACTGAGCAGAACCGATACTTGCTCATTGATGCTGAAAGCGGCGAGAACACAGCGCGGGGCAAGGCGATACTGCAAGCCACCCCCATGGCGCGGTACGGCGAGGCGGAAGATCTAGTAGGAGCAGTGCTCTTTCTTTGCTCAGACGCCGCTAGTTTTATCAATGGCGTTAGCCTGCCCATTGATGGGGCCTTTTCGGCCTACAGCGGGGTGTAG
- a CDS encoding DUF2156 domain-containing protein produces the protein MLKFKSLEVQDRAAVQSILAERSLMGNENVFGTLYIWGEVYKHSACIHEGTLYSLYGGDSNIYGVPHGGDFSAALKVLMADARAKGHRFRLWGMTKEQVAEVEREMPDVFRYRLDRDGSDYIYHTSDLVNLAGRKFHDKRNHLNRFRRTYDYTYEDLTEQNLPDVVDITREWIYGHSASTAEELFLENCAITRAVKHFSQLGLQGGLIRILGKPVAFTLGEAINSEVFLVHFEKALSGYNGLYAAINQEFAARQLASYKYVNREEDMGIEGLRNSKLSYNPAFILEKYIVNLKVEGSDD, from the coding sequence ATGTTGAAATTTAAGAGTCTCGAAGTGCAAGATCGTGCCGCTGTGCAGTCGATACTTGCCGAGAGGAGTCTCATGGGCAACGAGAATGTCTTTGGTACTCTCTATATTTGGGGGGAAGTATACAAGCATAGCGCTTGTATACATGAGGGTACTCTCTATTCCTTGTATGGCGGTGATTCTAATATCTACGGTGTACCCCACGGTGGTGACTTTTCTGCGGCACTCAAAGTGCTTATGGCGGATGCAAGGGCCAAAGGGCATCGTTTTCGCTTATGGGGCATGACGAAGGAGCAAGTGGCCGAAGTAGAGAGAGAAATGCCTGATGTCTTTCGCTACCGCCTCGATCGTGACGGCTCAGACTATATCTACCACACATCGGACCTAGTAAACCTCGCAGGGCGCAAATTCCACGACAAACGCAACCACCTCAATCGTTTTCGTCGTACCTATGATTACACCTATGAGGATTTAACGGAGCAAAATCTGCCTGATGTTGTTGATATTACACGAGAATGGATTTATGGGCATAGCGCGAGCACGGCAGAAGAGCTCTTTCTAGAAAATTGTGCCATTACACGTGCTGTCAAACACTTTAGCCAGCTTGGCCTGCAGGGGGGCCTGATTCGCATTCTGGGCAAGCCAGTGGCCTTTACTCTGGGCGAAGCCATCAATAGCGAGGTCTTTCTCGTGCATTTTGAGAAAGCGCTCAGCGGTTACAATGGGCTCTATGCGGCCATCAATCAGGAATTTGCTGCTCGGCAACTCGCTAGCTACAAGTATGTAAATAGGGAAGAAGATATGGGGATAGAGGGGCTGCGGAATTCTAAGCTGTCTTACAACCCAGCCTTTATTCTTGAAAAATACATCGTCAATCTTAAAGTAGAAGGCTCCGATGACTAA
- a CDS encoding PAS domain S-box protein: MMDTLSSMQTVVNNLPGFVYRCANDPNWTMLYLSEGCRNITGYAPEDFIGNRHTSYADIILSEHRRWGWWQERLAEGLPLEDEYPIRTRQGELRWVWERGFGVKDEQGACLYIEGFVTDITGRKKAEQALAKREEQYRLLFELSPVEIVLEDKDGTILDVNEAVMRRSGYAKEELVGKNVRLFVPEHSLPIVEANLAALQQGATIEEEVIAISREGETQHKLLRERAIPINGDKMGVLSFSLDISDQKRAEERLRKSEKMYRSLVEHMLEGMVIVDSLGRALFTNPAALQMFNVSTLAELGAIEFMPASLLEAILALPLSEGVTEQYDFSRHGHRLWLEVHGAKVDFEGDEAALVLLRDITKRKEEELQKEYLSWHDPLTGLGNRRFFEEVLRGYAGPCPGIIVADLDGLKLINDTLGHSAGDHLLRSAAAILRHCIRTEDLIARIGGDEFVVIITDARRSETESLIASIKAELAEYNARQPEIPLSLSLGYQVADSAAVSLAAIYKEADNAMYRDKLLHKKSSRSTLSHALLSALDSKNVETREHVERLGQRASAMARQLLRNEHWISELDLFARFHDIGKVGVADSILSKPGRLSPSERLEMERHSEIGYRIAIASPELAPVAEYILKHQERWDGEGYPLGLKGADIPLQCRIVAIVDAFDAMTNDRPYRSALPAGQALAELKRCAGTQFDPELVELFCAVYAEEEAAN, encoded by the coding sequence ATGATGGACACGTTAAGCAGCATGCAGACAGTTGTCAACAACTTGCCGGGGTTCGTTTATCGCTGTGCGAACGACCCTAACTGGACGATGCTCTACCTAAGTGAAGGCTGCCGAAACATCACCGGGTATGCCCCCGAGGACTTTATCGGCAATCGCCATACGAGCTATGCCGACATCATCCTGTCCGAGCACCGGCGTTGGGGGTGGTGGCAGGAGAGGTTGGCAGAGGGCCTGCCCCTAGAAGACGAATATCCCATACGCACCAGGCAGGGCGAACTGCGCTGGGTATGGGAGCGTGGGTTTGGCGTTAAGGACGAGCAGGGAGCGTGTCTGTATATCGAAGGTTTTGTGACGGACATTACCGGCCGCAAGAAGGCTGAGCAAGCACTGGCGAAGCGCGAAGAACAGTATCGCCTGTTGTTCGAGTTGTCGCCGGTCGAGATAGTGCTTGAAGATAAGGACGGCACTATTTTAGACGTCAACGAGGCCGTAATGCGGCGCTCGGGTTATGCTAAAGAAGAGTTGGTGGGCAAGAATGTTCGCCTCTTTGTGCCGGAGCATAGTCTGCCCATCGTCGAGGCAAATCTAGCGGCCTTGCAACAAGGGGCTACTATTGAAGAAGAGGTCATCGCCATATCGCGGGAGGGAGAGACGCAGCACAAATTGCTGCGCGAGCGAGCTATCCCCATAAACGGCGATAAAATGGGGGTTCTGTCATTCTCGCTAGATATTAGTGACCAAAAGCGGGCGGAGGAAAGACTGCGCAAAAGTGAAAAAATGTACCGTTCACTAGTAGAACATATGTTGGAGGGTATGGTCATAGTAGATAGCTTGGGGCGGGCCTTATTCACCAACCCCGCCGCTTTGCAGATGTTTAATGTCTCCACCCTAGCAGAATTAGGCGCCATAGAATTTATGCCGGCATCCCTACTAGAAGCAATTCTGGCACTCCCCCTAAGCGAAGGGGTGACGGAGCAGTATGACTTTAGCCGTCATGGCCATCGCCTATGGCTGGAGGTTCATGGGGCTAAAGTTGACTTTGAGGGTGATGAGGCAGCCTTAGTGCTGCTGCGCGACATTACCAAGCGCAAAGAAGAAGAGCTGCAAAAAGAATATTTGAGCTGGCATGATCCACTGACTGGCCTAGGTAACCGTAGATTTTTTGAAGAGGTACTGCGGGGTTATGCAGGTCCGTGCCCGGGGATAATCGTAGCCGACCTTGACGGACTGAAGTTAATTAACGATACCTTGGGGCATAGTGCTGGCGATCACCTGCTTAGGAGTGCTGCCGCAATCTTGCGCCACTGCATAAGGACAGAGGACCTTATCGCGCGTATTGGCGGCGATGAATTTGTCGTGATTATCACCGACGCTAGGAGGTCAGAAACAGAGTCACTGATAGCTAGTATCAAAGCGGAACTCGCAGAATATAATGCTCGGCAGCCTGAAATACCGCTCAGCCTGTCGCTCGGGTACCAAGTAGCAGATTCTGCGGCGGTGTCTCTCGCCGCCATTTACAAAGAGGCCGACAATGCCATGTACCGCGACAAACTTCTGCACAAAAAGAGTAGCCGTAGCACTTTGAGCCATGCCTTGCTCAGTGCTCTAGACAGCAAGAATGTAGAGACCCGCGAGCATGTCGAACGTCTTGGTCAGCGCGCGTCCGCCATGGCCAGGCAGCTCCTACGCAATGAGCACTGGATATCCGAACTTGATCTCTTTGCGCGGTTTCATGACATTGGCAAAGTGGGTGTTGCCGACAGCATACTTAGTAAGCCCGGGCGACTTTCGCCTAGCGAGCGTTTAGAGATGGAGCGCCATAGTGAGATTGGGTACCGCATTGCCATCGCCTCGCCGGAGCTCGCTCCTGTCGCCGAGTATATTCTAAAACATCAGGAGCGGTGGGACGGCGAAGGCTACCCCTTGGGGCTTAAAGGGGCAGACATACCCCTGCAATGCCGAATCGTGGCTATTGTCGACGCCTTTGATGCGATGACGAATGATCGCCCGTATCGCAGTGCCCTGCCGGCAGGGCAGGCTCTAGCAGAATTAAAGAGATGTGCGGGCACACAGTTTGACCCCGAGCTCGTCGAATTGTTCTGCGCTGTCTATGCCGAGGAAGAGGCAGCAAACTAG
- a CDS encoding ABC transporter ATP-binding protein — protein sequence MTGISLVDVTKHFQGKPTLAHISLEVINGEFMVLLGPSGSGKSTLLKIIAGLELPTTGRVYINGVDVTFLPSQSRQAIIVFQDHSLFPHMTVSENVSFGLRARGESRQLVTEKVRAMLDIIQLPDRAHSFPHELSGGEKQRVALARACVLEPSVLLLDEPFSNLDVNLRLSMREFVSALHSRLKFTCILVTHDKEEAFLMSQRVAVLLDNRLLQVATPEKLYEGPQSLRVASFLGERNIFPGRVQGGYFHSMLGAIPCNRPDQESVVGTCRFDQVSLSSTEGEVPGRIVQKAFAGRFTTYKIELAQGMIVTAVGSEQQYLAGDTVHLSVEGRALLIYGAEDGSN from the coding sequence ATGACTGGTATTTCGTTAGTAGACGTGACAAAGCATTTTCAGGGCAAACCTACTCTGGCCCATATTTCGCTCGAGGTAATTAATGGCGAGTTTATGGTCCTCCTTGGTCCCTCAGGCAGTGGCAAGAGTACCTTGCTCAAGATTATCGCCGGGCTAGAATTGCCGACCACAGGTCGAGTCTATATAAATGGCGTGGATGTGACTTTTCTGCCTTCCCAAAGCCGTCAAGCCATAATTGTCTTTCAGGATCACAGTCTCTTTCCGCATATGACTGTGTCGGAGAACGTCTCCTTTGGGCTTAGAGCACGGGGGGAAAGCCGGCAGCTCGTGACCGAAAAAGTGCGCGCTATGCTCGATATTATTCAGCTCCCGGATAGAGCGCATAGTTTCCCGCACGAACTCTCGGGTGGCGAAAAACAGAGGGTTGCCCTAGCGCGTGCCTGTGTCCTCGAACCAAGCGTCCTGCTCTTAGACGAGCCCTTTTCCAATTTGGATGTCAATCTCAGACTTAGCATGCGTGAGTTTGTCTCTGCGCTGCACAGCCGCCTTAAATTCACCTGTATTCTGGTAACTCATGACAAAGAAGAGGCCTTTCTTATGTCGCAGCGAGTGGCGGTGCTTTTAGATAATCGCCTTCTGCAGGTCGCCACGCCAGAAAAACTCTACGAGGGCCCGCAGAGTCTCAGGGTTGCTAGCTTTCTCGGAGAGCGCAATATCTTCCCCGGCAGGGTACAGGGGGGGTACTTTCATTCGATGCTTGGTGCTATCCCCTGCAACAGACCTGACCAGGAGAGTGTCGTCGGTACTTGCCGTTTTGACCAAGTCTCTCTCTCCAGTACGGAAGGAGAGGTGCCCGGACGCATTGTACAGAAGGCTTTTGCCGGGCGGTTTACCACCTACAAAATTGAGCTCGCGCAGGGCATGATAGTGACGGCGGTTGGTAGTGAGCAGCAATATTTGGCCGGAGATACCGTGCATTTGTCTGTCGAGGGCCGCGCTTTGCTCATCTACGGCGCAGAAGATGGGTCTAACTAG
- a CDS encoding GNAT family N-acetyltransferase, giving the protein MTKGIALALWAQRDELISLWQSAFDDHSESVQYFFDYRFQPENCLVGTVGGRVVSMLHMLPLEVATEVGSVAAHYIYAAATMPAFQGQGYMGALLKAALLCGEWRGQHYSLLLPSNKGLYDFYGRHGYLSCYETKFVTLMRGELEARALGAVPLPSLPNYAELALLRRESMRSHYGAALWDDEALRYAVGYYEHFGGKLVVVEKGQHRAYALGLMGEAETCEVLEMIASQESLPLLAGLLLKELPAKAYRFRLPVSSLLLGSTGETKPFGMIKPLAAGNDASGGLCRAIPYLGLTLD; this is encoded by the coding sequence ATGACTAAAGGCATTGCTTTGGCCCTCTGGGCACAGCGCGATGAGCTTATTTCTTTGTGGCAATCTGCCTTTGACGACCACAGCGAGTCGGTGCAATACTTTTTTGACTATCGTTTTCAGCCAGAGAACTGCTTAGTGGGGACGGTAGGTGGCAGAGTGGTCTCTATGCTGCACATGCTACCGCTAGAGGTAGCGACGGAGGTGGGCAGTGTAGCGGCTCACTACATTTATGCGGCCGCCACCATGCCCGCGTTTCAGGGTCAGGGCTACATGGGGGCCCTACTTAAGGCAGCGCTGCTCTGTGGGGAGTGGCGAGGGCAACACTACTCGCTGCTGCTGCCATCGAACAAGGGACTTTATGATTTTTACGGGCGGCATGGTTATCTATCTTGCTATGAGACGAAATTTGTCACTCTTATGCGGGGGGAGCTCGAGGCACGCGCCCTTGGAGCCGTACCCCTGCCGTCCTTGCCTAACTATGCTGAGCTCGCTTTGCTGCGCCGTGAGAGCATGCGCTCGCACTACGGTGCTGCTTTGTGGGACGACGAGGCGCTGCGTTACGCGGTAGGCTACTATGAGCACTTTGGCGGCAAACTTGTCGTAGTAGAAAAAGGCCAACACAGGGCTTATGCGCTCGGCCTGATGGGTGAAGCTGAAACCTGTGAAGTTCTAGAAATGATCGCTAGCCAAGAGAGTTTACCGCTCTTGGCGGGTCTGTTGCTTAAGGAGTTGCCTGCTAAGGCCTACAGATTTCGCTTGCCGGTCTCTAGCTTGCTTCTTGGTAGCACAGGCGAGACCAAGCCCTTTGGTATGATCAAGCCACTAGCAGCCGGTAATGACGCTAGTGGGGGACTTTGCCGAGCGATCCCTTACCTAGGTCTCACCCTCGACTAA